In one Drosophila albomicans strain 15112-1751.03 chromosome X, ASM965048v2, whole genome shotgun sequence genomic region, the following are encoded:
- the LOC117563974 gene encoding ubiquitin carboxyl-terminal hydrolase 45, with amino-acid sequence MVKKRQTDAQQDGNSSTDSGASGAAVCQHIKRAVDTTRLRRQLKATGLLYECVQCQKLNATNVAGSSGNGGVDGSGESSATCEADNTLWLCLNCGTQLCGRERNTHALQHHQTPRSDSHALVLNTRSFKIWCYDCRSEVSPNSRKNLLECVELVKRLAQKPPTSVANAEAEQPTISNIEYKMKSTLEQLSAMVPMTGGQLSQPVAGAAIPLPPPPPPAPAAGVVPGMAKRMTGNNRLVNIPKSVSPQLQPTTSTSNELDRLPRVRGLTNLGNTCFFNAVMQCLAQTPFLLAVLKELGEPGEQFVLPGGTFSFADSGDVELPMIKGTLSSWGTLTSALANALEELQCVGGVLKPSKLFDKLCAKCPQFMGGDQHDAHELLRQMLESVRSEDLKRYQRVILETMGYKNQNVNDVSQELRQKCKIYGNQAADRILRPEQVFRGFLVSTLTCQDCYNISSRHEYFLDMSLPVAVEKPQPPQRRKVSPENSPMAPNAINANFTNGETDVPFAKPATFYLHQDGQEPLGPSKAQVKKDKERERKAKRAAKHQRTKQAQKLSLKLNVNDENNASAGGGDADADVDQQPGSGDNQAQPQSPGSADVDTDIEKTRSASWGEGPRVDSFSGTTSEHSDADVEDNLVEDTAADVGAGVAAAAATTKFYTDTNGNAQPLSEKRDDTPENMDKDSLEEDENDSGIATSPAPTTTTSISASAANSTTNSTTNSNNTVDGEGDKDKKQQESEGSTGAVLVNAGLSEVGASLIRQISSGQLQIDQLKQQMGNLKLRDGTQSQGAAATGAGKSVAAAAAAARSKRVRTQSCSDWSTTIAPRYQCEADECSVQSCLNNFTAVELMTGQNKVGCESCTRRINGDAPDAKSVNTNATKQLLVSSPPAVLILHLKRFQLGPRCVFRKVTRQVSYSTLLDIAAFCGSKVKNLPNIDRKQKKLLYALYGVVEHSGGLYGGHYTAYVKVRPKLTADDKRWKFLPHGSKAELDQDDELEQLLAKEKAREMRMNAMDDSDDFSNSSSNDSTSSEHSVDHASGLENGDDDAVSASGDQAAESGTTLNGKEGASPAAATAEDEAANVQAPPGKWYYVSDSRVQEVSEEAALKAQAYLLFYERIY; translated from the exons ATGGTGAAGAAGCGTCAAACGGACGCACAACAGGATGGCAACAGTTCCACAGACTCTGGAGCAAGTGGTGCGGCAGTGTGTCAGCACATCAAACGGGCGGTGGACACAACGCGATTGCGTCGTCAGCTGAAAGCAACGGGCCTTCTCTACGAGTGTGTCCAATGCCAGAAACTGAATGCCACAAATGTGGCAGGCAGCAGTGGCAATGGCGGCGTCGACGGCAGCGGTGAATCGAGTGCCACCTGCGAAGCGGACAACACGCTCTGGCTGTGCCTCAATTGTGGCACACAACTGTGTGGACGCGAGCGCAACACGCATGCCCTGCAACACCATCAG ACTCCTCGCTCGGACTCACATGCGCTGGTATTGAATACGCGCTCATTTAAGATCTGGTGCTACGACTGTCGCAGCGAGGTAAGCCCCAATTCGCGCAAGAATCTGCTCGAGTGCGTCGAGCTGGTCAAGCGACTCGCTCAGAAGCCGCCGACGAGTGTGGCAAATGCGGAAGCCGAGCAGCCAACGATCAGCAACATTGagtacaaaatgaaatcaacgCTGGAACAGCTCAGTGCCATGGTGCCGATGACCGGTGGCCAATTGTCACAGCCAGTTGCTGGGGCAGCAATACCGttgccaccaccgccaccgccggcACCAGCGGCGGGTGTTGTGCCCGGCATGGCCAAGCGAATGACGGGCAACAATCGTTTGGTTAACATACCGAAGAGCGTCTCGCCGCAATTGCAGCCCACAACGTCAACCAGCAATGAGCTGGATCGTTTGCCGCGTGTGCGTGGCCTCACCAATTTGGGTAACACGTGTTTCTTCAATGCCGTCATGCAGTGCCTGGCCCAGACACCGTTTCTGCTTGCCGTGCTCAAGGAGCTCGGCGAGCCTGGCGAGCA ATTTGTGTTGCCTGGCGGCACTTTTAGCTTTGCGGATTCGGGAGACGTGGAGTTGCCGATGATTAAGGGCACTTTGTCGTCGTGGGGCACGCTCACCTCGGCGCTGGCGAATGCGCTCGAGGAATTGCAATGCGTTGGCGGTGTCTTGAAGCCTAGCAAACTGTTTGACAAGTTGTGCGCCAAGTGTCCGCAGTTTATGGGCGGTGATCAGCACGATGCCCACGAGTTGTTGCGTCAGATGTTGGAGAGTGTACGCTCGGAGGATTTGAAGCGCTATCAGCGTGTCATACTGGAGACGATGGGCTACAAGAATCAGAATGTGAACGATGTGTCGCAGGAGTTGCGACAAAAGTGCAAAATCTATGGCAATCAGGCAGCCGATCGTATACTGCGACCGGAGCAAGTGTTTCGTGGCTTCCTTGTCTCCACGCTAACGTGTCAGGATTGCTATAACATTTCGTCGCGGCACGAATACTTTCTGGACATGTCGCTGCCAGTGGCGGTGGAGAAGCCGCAGCCACCGCAGCGTCGCAAAGTGAGTCCCGAAAATTCACCAATGGCGCCGAATGCAATCAATGCGAACTTCACCAACGGTGAAACGGATGTGCCTTTCGCCAAGCCAGCGACATTCTATCTGCATCAGGACGGGCAGGAACCGTTGGGACCCTCCAAGGCGCAGGTGAAAAAGGATAAGGAGCGCGAACGCAAAGCGAAACGCGCCGCCAAACATCAGCGCACCAAGCAGGCCCAGAAACTCTCGCTCAAACTGAACGTTAACGACGAGAACAACGCTAGCGCGGGCGGCGGCGATGCTGACGCTGATGTGGACCAGCAGCCCGGCAGTGGCGATAATCAGGCTCAGCCACAGTCGCCGGGCTCAGCTGATGTTGATACGGATATTGAAAAGACACGATCAGCATCGTGGGGCGAGGGACCGCGCGTCGATTCGTTCAGCGGCACCACATCAGAGCATTCGGATGCCGATGTTGAGGACAATCTGGTGGAGGATACAGCTGCTGATGTGGGTGCTGGAgtcgctgccgccgctgccacAACCAAATTCTACACCGATACCAATGGCAATGCGCAGCCGTTGAGTGAGAAACGTGACGATACCCCTGAGAATATGGACAAGGACTCGCTCGAGGAAGACGAGAATG ATTCAGGTATAGCCACGAGTCCAGCTCCAACCACAACGACTAGCATCAGTGCAAGTGCCGCCAACTCAACGACAAACAGCACCACGAATAGCAACAATACTGTTGATGGGGAAGGAGACAAGGATAAGAAACAGCAGGAGTCGGAGGGCAGCACAGGAGCTGTGCTGGTCAATGCTGGACTGAGCGAAGTGGGCGCTTCGCTAATACGCCAGATCTCGTCGGGTCAGCTGCAAATCGATCAACTCAAGCAACAGATGGGCAATCTTAAGCTACGCGATGGAACTCAATCACAaggcgcagcagcaactggagcaGGAAAATCAGtggccgcagcagcagcagcggcacgCTCGAAGCGTGTGCGCACCCAAAGCTGCTCGGATTGGAGCACCACGATTGCACCGCGCTATCAATGCGAGGCCGATGAATGCTCGGTGCAATCGTGCCTCAACAATTTCACCGCTGTCGAGCTGATGACCGGCCAGAATAAGGTCGGTTGTGAGAGTTGTACGCGTCGCATTAATGGCGATGCACCCGATGCCAAGTCTGTGAATACGAATGCGACCAAACAGCTGCTCGTTTCCAGTCCGCCCGCTGTGCTCATCTTGCATCTGAAGCGATTCCAGCTGGGGCCACGTTGTGTCTTCCGCAAGGTGACGCGGCAGGTTAGCTACTCGACGCTGCTGGACATTGCCGCCTTCTGTGGCTCGAAGGTCAAGAATTTACCGAACATTGATCGCAAACAGAAGAAGCTACTCTACGCATTGTATGGCGTTGTGGAGCATTCGGGTGGCCTCTATGGTGGACATTATACCGCCTATGTGAAGGTGCGTCCGAAATTGACGGCCGACGATAAGCGATGGAAATTCCTGCCGCATGGCAGCAAAGCTGAACTCGATCAGGACGATGAGCTGGAGCAGCTGCTGGCCAAGGAGAAAGCACGCGAGATGCGCATGAATGCTATGGACGACAGCGATGATTTCTCCAACTCCAGCAGCAATGACTCCACCTCAAGCGAGCACTCCGTTGATCATGCAAGTGGCTTGGAGAATGGCGATGATGATGCAGTCAGTGCGTCTGGGGATCAGGCGGCGGAAAGCGGGACAACTCTCAATGGCAAAGAAGGTGCTTCTCCTGCCGCGGCTACAGCTGAAGATGAGGCGGCCAATGTGCAGGCACCGCCAGGCAAATGGTATTATGTATCGGATTCACGGGTCCAGGAGGTCAGCGAGGAGGCAGCACTCAAGGCGCAGGCGTATCTGCTATTCTACGAGCGCATCTATTAG
- the LOC117563981 gene encoding lysozyme, producing MRTAALALFCVGLWVSMASVLGKQYLRCELARKLLEQHSFERSLLSNWICLLEHESELDTSKISTTSNGSRYGLFQIESRYCQDGRRGGVCNVKCQDLVEENLREAAACAKRIQAEEGFRHWSGWQRYCRNTQNLPNLKVICGI from the exons ATGAGAACGGCGGCGCTTGCACTCTTCTGTGTGGGATTATGGGTCAGCATGGCATCGGTGCTGGGCAAGCAATATTTGCGCTGTGAACTGGCCCGCAAGCTGCTGGAGCAGCACAGCTTTGAGCGCAGTCTCCTATCCAATT GGATATGCCTGCTGGAGCATGAGAGCGAGCTGGATACGTCAAAGATAAGCACCACATCGAATGGATCACGCTATGGTCTCTTTCAGATCGAAAGTCGCTATTGCCAAGACGGCAGACGTGGGGGCGTTTGCAATGTCAAGTGTCAAG ATCTGGTAGAGGAAAATCTGCGCGAGGCTGCCGCCTGTGCCAAGCGTATTCAGGCGGAGGAAGGCTTTCGGCATTGGAGCGGTTGGCAACGCTATTGTCGCAACACGCAGAATTTGCCTAACTTAAAGGTCATTTGCGGCATTTGA